The following are from one region of the Carassius gibelio isolate Cgi1373 ecotype wild population from Czech Republic chromosome A13, carGib1.2-hapl.c, whole genome shotgun sequence genome:
- the LOC128026658 gene encoding peripherin-2-like, translated as MALMPIKFNLAKRVKLAQGLWLLYWLSVMAGILVFSMGIFFKIELRKRSEIMDNNESHFVPNLLILVGLVACGINAFGGKVCHDSLDTIKFTKWKPMLKIYMSGCVVFCIALFVTALLCFLMQISLHFALAEGLKNGMKYYKDTDTPGRCSLKRTLDMTQIEFCCCGNNNYRDWFEIQWISNRYLDFSNDEVKARVQSNVEGKYLMESVPFSCCNPGSPRPCIQHHLTNNSAHYSYDHHTEDLNIWTRGCREALVSYYGGMMNSIGAFVLLFIIMQAAVTVGLQYLTTSLETLADPESPESESEGWLLEKSVKETLSDIMTRLKSLFKGNQVQEGDAEAEAAPT; from the exons ATGGCTTTGATGCCCATAAAATTTAACTTGGCCAAGCGGGTCAAGCTGGCCCAAGGACTGTGGCTCCTGTACTGGCTCTCTGTCATGGCTGGGATCCTTGTCTTCAGCATGGGGATCTTCTTCAAGATTGAGTTGCGTAAAAGGAGTGAGATAATGGATAACAATGAGAGCCATTTTGTGCCCAATCTGCTTATTCTGGTAGGACTCGTGGCCTGTGGTATCAATGCTTTTGGGGGCAAAGTGTGCCATGACTCCCTTGACACAATCAAATTCACCAAATGGAAACCTATGTTGAAGATCTACATGAGCGGATGTGTTGTATTTTGCATTGCCCTTTTTGTCACGGCTCTACTGTGTTTTCTGATGCAGATTTCTCTGCATTTCGCCCTGGCTGAAGGCCTGAAGAATGGAATGAAGTACTACAAAGATACAGACACACCAGGACGATGCTCATTGAAGAGAACCCTAGATATGACCCAGATCGAGTTCTGCTGCTGTGGCAACAACAACTACAGGGACTGGTTTGAGATCCAGTGGATTAGCAACCGCTACCTGGACTTCAGCAATGACGAGGTTAAAGC CCGTGTCCAGAGCAACGTGGAAGGCAAATACTTGATGGAAAGCGTTCCCTTCAGCTGCTGCAACCCTGGCTCCCCTCGCCCTTGTATCCAGCATCACCTGACCAACAACTCCGCTCACTACAGCTACGACCACCACACTGAGGACCTAAACATCTGGACCAGAGGCTGCCGTGAGGCTCTGGTGTCCTACTATGGGGGCATGATGAACAGTATTGGTGCTTTTGTGCTGCTGTTCATTATTATGCAG GCTGCCGTGACTGTCGGTTTGCAGTACCTGACCACTTCTCTGGAAACCCTTGCAGACCCAGAGAGTCCTGAGAGTGAAAGTGAGGGATGGCTGCTGGAAAAGAGTGTGAAGGAGACTCTTTCTGACATCATGACAAGGCTTAAGTCACTGTTTAAAGGCAACCAGGTACAGGAGGGAGACGCAGAAGCAGAAGCAGCTCCCACATAA